A stretch of Ferribacterium limneticum DNA encodes these proteins:
- the cas2 gene encoding CRISPR-associated endonuclease Cas2, translating into MLVIVCYDVNTETREGRRRLRRVAKLCEGIGQRVQKSVFECQIDRAQFEALERDLIAEIKAEEDNLRFYRIAELRGYEVREHGCFRATDFDAPLIL; encoded by the coding sequence ATGCTGGTTATCGTCTGCTACGACGTCAACACCGAAACCCGCGAAGGCCGTCGCCGCCTGCGCCGCGTTGCCAAGCTGTGCGAGGGTATCGGCCAACGGGTACAGAAATCCGTTTTCGAATGCCAGATCGACAGGGCGCAGTTCGAAGCTCTGGAACGCGACCTGATCGCCGAGATCAAGGCCGAAGAAGACAATCTCCGCTTCTACCGCATCGCCGAACTGCGCGGGTATGAGGTGCGAGAACACGGCTGCTTCCGGGCAACCGACTTCGACGCACCGTTGATCCTATGA